The Fusobacterium necrophorum subsp. necrophorum genome includes the window ATTTGGAGCGGACATTATCATCATTGACGACTTGATAAAGAACAGTGAAGAAGCATATAATGCAAATACTTTACAAAAGCATATTGATTGGTTTACAAACACAATGCTATCTCGGACAGAGAAAGGATTTAAACTAATCATCATCATGACCCGTTGGGCGACAAATGACCTGGCGGGTTTTATTTTGGAGAACTTCGAGGATGTAGAGCATATTAATTACAAAGCTATCAACGAAGATGGAAGTGCTTTAGATGAAGACGTCTTGAGTTTAGAAGATTTCAACTTTAAGACAAAACACATGGATAAGGCGATTGTATATGCAAACTATCAGCAAGAGCCAATCGACGTTCAAGGGAAGTTATATCAGAACTTAAAAACATATGTAGAAATCCCAAGAGAGAAAGTAAGACAAAGAAAATCCTACTGTGATACAGCCGATACCGGGGCGGATTATTTATGTAATATTATTTACGACGACTGCAAAGATAGCGCTTATATCATCGATGTGATTTATACAAAAGAGCCAATGGAAATCACAGAAGAAATGGTTGCGAATGCTTATAAAACCCATCAGGTGAATTTAGCAGATATCGAATCGAACAACGGGGGAAGAGGATTTGCAAGGAATGTAGAGAGAAGAACGAAAGAACTGGGAAATTATAAAACAGTTGTAAAATGGTTTCATCAGTCCGGAAATAAGCAATCAAGAATACTGTCCAACAGCTCTTGGGTGCAGCAGAATATTTATTTCCCTGTTGATTGGGAGAACAAGTGGCCGGAATTTTATAGAGCGATTACTACCTATCAGAAAGAAGGGAAAAATGCTCATGATGACGGACCGGATGTGTTATCCGGGATTGCGGAAAAGATGAATCAAAACACAATAAGCACGATAGACATCAGAAGTCTAGGAATAAGATAGAGAGGAGGATAAATTTGGAAGTAAGAGAATTAGAAGCAGCTTTGAAAACTTTCTTACGAGTAGAATTACCGAGATTACAGAAGTTGGAAGACTACTATGTCGGGAAGCACGATATTTTGAAAAAGCAAGACAGAGTTCCAGGAAAAAAAGATACAAAGCTAGTGAACAATTATTGCGAATATATAGCAAGCATTTCAACAGCGTATTTCTTAGGAGAGCCAATTGGGTATGCTTGCGAGAATGAAAAAATGGATTATGAGAAGCTATCTGAATATTTAGCAACAGAAGAAGAGCAGCAAGAAAACTTTGAGCATGCACAGAATTGTTCAATATTTGGAAAATCTTACGAATTGTGGTATGTAGATTTAGACCAAAGTATCAAAAATGTCGTGTTGGATCCACGAGATGTCTTTATTTTGAGAGATAATAGTATCCAGAAAAAAATGATTGCTGCCGTTCGTTGGGATATGCAGAAGAACGCTGATGATAAGAGTATTTACACTTTAGAAGTGTATGATGAGAAATCCGTCACCCGGTATGAGTGGGAAGCAGAAGGGAAAGAACTTCCTAACGTTGTGGGGGAAAGTAAACTTCATGGATTTAACCAAGTTCCCATCATTGAGTTTAGCAATAACAAACGACAACGAGGGGATTTTGAAGGAGTCATTACCCTGATAGATGGCTATAACGAAGTTACATCTACATCGGTGGATGACATGAAAGACTTCACAGATGCAATCTTAGTCTTGAAGAATCTAAGCGGAACTGATGAAGAAACAATGAGAAATGTTAAGCGGGATAAAGTGATGAAAACGGACGGAGATGGCGGAGCGGAATGGCTAGTGAAAGTCGTGAATGATACTTACGCACAAAACAACAAAAACCGTTTAAATCAAGACATTCACAAATTCTCCTTAATCCCTGATATGCAAGACAAGGAATTTTCTGGAAATAGCTCCGGTGTAGCTTTGGGATATAAGCTTCTAGCATTAGAACAGTTGACTGCACAGAAAGAAATGTACTTCAAAAAAGCATTAAATCAAAGATTGCAGCTGATGATTGATTTCTATAATCTAAACCTAGAACCGAAACAAATTCAAAAAGTATTCACAAGAAATACTCCGAAAAACTTAGTAGAAATTGCGGATGTTGTGACAAAGCTTTCAGGAATTGTATCTCAAGAAACTTTATTATCGAATGTCCCTTTTGTTGAAGAAGCGAAAACAGAAATGGAAAAATTGAAAGCGGAGCAGGAAGCAAGTGTGGCAGTGGATATGAATACTCGGCTTGGAGCTGATGGAAATGGCGAAGATGAGTAAAGAATATTGGGAAAAACGGCAACATGAGAGAGAGGCGAAGGCTTATTCAAGTATATTAGAAGTGGAGAAAGAGTATAAAGAGGCTTTAGAGCGGGCAAGAATAAATATAAGCAAGAATATAGCGTATATTAGCGATAAGTACATGAAAGATAACAGATTGTCACATAACAAAGCTATGAAATTATTGCTTGGAGATGATTATAAAGCGTGGAAAAGAGATTTGCATAATTACATGAAAGAATGGAAACAGTTAAAAAGAACAGCTCCATGGGAAGCGAGAAAATTATGGCTTGAAATAGAAACATTGTCTGCAAGAAGTCGTATGAATGTACTAGATACTCTAAGAGCACAGATAGACTATGAACTTATACAAGTTTCTGATAAAGCAGTACAAGCTACTGGAAAAGCTTTGTTTGCAGTTTATGGCAATACGTATCAAGAAGTCGTGAAAGATCTAGGGGTGAAATCTATGTTCTCAGAAAATATGGTGAAAGCAGTGATTGACCGTCCTTGGAGTGGAGCAAACTATTCTAGCAGGCTTTGGGGAAATTCTGAAAAATTAGCTAGAGTATTGAAGCAAGAAGTCGCAA containing:
- the terL gene encoding phage terminase large subunit → MQWLLGRNNKLKIMTGSYNETLSSTFAKQVRDMIATEKSTGMTVYQDIFPDTKIKYGEASMNKWALEGSQVANYLATSPTGTATGFGADIIIIDDLIKNSEEAYNANTLQKHIDWFTNTMLSRTEKGFKLIIIMTRWATNDLAGFILENFEDVEHINYKAINEDGSALDEDVLSLEDFNFKTKHMDKAIVYANYQQEPIDVQGKLYQNLKTYVEIPREKVRQRKSYCDTADTGADYLCNIIYDDCKDSAYIIDVIYTKEPMEITEEMVANAYKTHQVNLADIESNNGGRGFARNVERRTKELGNYKTVVKWFHQSGNKQSRILSNSSWVQQNIYFPVDWENKWPEFYRAITTYQKEGKNAHDDGPDVLSGIAEKMNQNTISTIDIRSLGIR
- a CDS encoding phage portal protein, which translates into the protein MEVRELEAALKTFLRVELPRLQKLEDYYVGKHDILKKQDRVPGKKDTKLVNNYCEYIASISTAYFLGEPIGYACENEKMDYEKLSEYLATEEEQQENFEHAQNCSIFGKSYELWYVDLDQSIKNVVLDPRDVFILRDNSIQKKMIAAVRWDMQKNADDKSIYTLEVYDEKSVTRYEWEAEGKELPNVVGESKLHGFNQVPIIEFSNNKRQRGDFEGVITLIDGYNEVTSTSVDDMKDFTDAILVLKNLSGTDEETMRNVKRDKVMKTDGDGGAEWLVKVVNDTYAQNNKNRLNQDIHKFSLIPDMQDKEFSGNSSGVALGYKLLALEQLTAQKEMYFKKALNQRLQLMIDFYNLNLEPKQIQKVFTRNTPKNLVEIADVVTKLSGIVSQETLLSNVPFVEEAKTEMEKLKAEQEASVAVDMNTRLGADGNGEDE